A window of the Archocentrus centrarchus isolate MPI-CPG fArcCen1 chromosome 9, fArcCen1, whole genome shotgun sequence genome harbors these coding sequences:
- the kremen1 gene encoding kremen protein 1 isoform X3 codes for MDSWTVTSALLLAGFISSAAFSHFDTVPGNLGCFRDSGDPPTLTGASETSNKLTIQNCISFCRKQRYKLAGMESGYACFCGNEVDLHKRGESPSTECNHVCFGDHTQPCGGDGWVIIFSTRVGACGGNYTSPSGVIYSPDFPDKYEAGRVCYWTIQVPGSSAILFNFTFFDISDQTDMVELLDGYTNQVVARFDWRSPPRELVNVTGDFVILYFYSDRTNQAQGFALLYQALQSQDTRTTESEGDDEDENEDVSSTAGPQLAGGVTERSNSTSNGRSSQILYVITSSPGKPEHNMPGQWAGRGETTGHSAMWTIYALAALLILTVIAMVAKLLLHVTVKSPNIPTVSGSDSCSQSTASSEPWIILYRPSTISLFKKKLKNHHGDLSPLVGN; via the exons TGCCTGGGAACTTGGGGTGCTTCAGAGACAGCGGCGACCCACCCACCCTGACTGGTGCCAGTGAGACCTCCAACAAACTCACCATCCAGAACTGCATCAGCTTCTGCAGGAAGCAGAGATACAAG CTCGCCGGCATGGAGTCGGGATACGCCTGTTTCTGTGGCAACGAAGTGGACCTGCATAAACGTGGCGAGTCGCCGAGCACGGAGTGTAACCACGTTTGCTTCGGTGACCACACTCAGCCCTGCGGCGGGGACGGCTGGGTCATCATATTCAGCA CCCGAGTGGGGGCCTGCGGGGGGAACTACACTTCTCCATCAGGAGTGATCTACTCCCCCGACTTCCCCGACAAATACGAGGCTGGCCGTGTTTGCTACTGGACCATCCAGGTCCCCGGATCCTCAGCCATCCTCTTCAACTTCACCTTCTTCGACATCTCTGACCAGACGGACATGGTGGAGCTACTGGACGGCTACACCAACCAAGTGGTGGCCCGCTTCGACTGGCGCAGCCCCCCGCGGGAGCTGGTGAACGTCACGGGCGACTTTGTCATTCTCTACTTCTACTCGGACCGCACCAACCAAGCCCAGGGATTCGCCCTTCTTTACCAAG CGCTCCAGAGCCAGGACACCAGAACAACGGAGTCTGAAGGAGACGACGAGGATGAAAACGAGGACGTCTCCAGCACGGCGGGGCCCCAGCTGGCCGGCGGCGTCACAGAGAGATCCAACAGCACGTCGAATGGACGTTCCTCCCAGATCCTCTACGTGATCACGTCCAGCCCCGGTAAACCGGAGCACAACATGCCAGGTCAGTGGGCTGGACGCGGCGAGACCACCGGCCACAGCGCTA TGTGGACCATCTACGCTTTGGCGGCTCTGCTCATACTGACGGTCATCGCCATGGTAGCGAAGCTGCTGCTGCACGTCACAGTCAA GTCTCCGAACATCCCAACTGTCAGCGGGTCAGACTCCTGCAGCCAGAGCACAGCGTCCTCCGAGCCTTGGATCATCCTGTACCGGCCCTCCACCATCTCCCTGTTCAAGAAGAAGCTAAAGAACCACCACGGTGACCTCAGCCCCCTGGTGGGCAACTAG
- the coq5 gene encoding 2-methoxy-6-polyprenyl-1,4-benzoquinol methylase, mitochondrial: protein MAASVRLLVRRAIRVSHRDITVSAAGVCGRSFCRCFSDAAQERSTHFGFETVPEAEKADRVYKVFENVAQKYDIMNDAMSLGIHRLWKDMLLHAMHPQPGARLLDVAGGTGDIAFRFLEYVSSQQERQQRRGARSSQTLSWHDISNNYSTVEADRPRESTAVVCDINKEMLKVGKQKADSMGITAGLSWVVGDAEELPFDDDQFDIYTVAFGIRNVTHIDQALQEALRVLKPGGRFMCLEFSKVTNPLLARLYDVYSFQVIPVLGEVIAGDWKSYQYLVESIRRFPDQEEFKSMIEDAGFYCVRYSNLTGGVVALHSGFKL, encoded by the exons ATGGCGGCGTCCGTAAGGTTGCTCGTCCGCCGAGCAATCCGCGTCTCTCACAGAGACATCACCGTTTCCGCCGCCGGTGTTTGTGGTCGGTCGTTCTGCCGATGTTTCAGCGATGCAGCCCAAGAAAGAAGCACGCACTTCGGGTTTGAGACTGTCCCTGAGGCCGAGAAGGCGGACAGAG TGTATAAAGTGTTTGAGAATGTGGCACAGAAGTATGACATTATGAATGATGCCATGAGTCTGGGCATTCATCGACTGTGGAAGGACATGCTGCTGCACGCTATGCACCCACAGCCCGGTGCTCGGCTCCTAGATGTGGCAGGTGGAACAG GTGACATTGCTTTCCGTTTCCTGGAGTATGTCAGCTCTCAGCAGGAGCGGCAACAGCGGCGGGGGGCGCGCTCCAGCCAGACGCTGTCATGGCACGACATTTCCAACAACTACTCCACCGTGGAGGCGGACAGGCCCCGCGAATCAACAGCTGTGGTCTGTGATATCAACAAGGAGATGCTGAAAGTGGGAAAGCAGAAAGCTGACAGCATGGGCATCACTGCTG GCCTGTCATGGGTGGTTGGAGATGCAGAGGAGCTGCCCTTTGATGATGACCAGTTTGATATTTACACCGTTGCCTTTGGCATTCGAAACGTCACTCACATAGATCAG GCACTGCAGGAGGCTCTGAGGGTCCTAAAACCTGGTGGCAGGTTTATGTGCCTTGAGTTCAGCAAAGTGACAAATCCCCTTTTGGCAAG GCTTTATGATGTATACAGTTTCCAGGTGATCCCAGTGTTGGGAGAGGTTATTGCTGGAGACTGGAAATCTTATCAGTATTTAGTAGAGAGCATCCGCAGGTTCCCTGACCAG GAGGAGTTCAAATCCATGATTGAAGATGCAGGTTTCTACTGCGTGCGGTACTCCAACCTCACAGGTGGAGTGGTGGCTCTTCACTCCGGCTTCAAGCTGTGA